The genomic window acCTTAcgcactttcaaaaaatacttggcaggtgattggatgaaccatctgtctatcgccgtcttaccttgcgaggcagctggattcacaagatcatgtGAGAATCCTCATTGGATGCTGATTGGTGGCCTcgcaaggtaaaaaaaatactctattGTGATTAATAacttgtgtctgatatggtttttgcacaggaaaaaaagttcaattatcttgttaaaatccttaaaattgcatttcctccttttcctttaaTTAACAATTCCacaatctatgaatatgcaaatatttttcatgtcaaaagtttaaatgctggacacaagatgtctccaacttcactgtaaagtccattctcaggcttcaagtttacaCATCACACTTCTGTATAAGTTGAATATTAAACCAGGATTttcttccaaactagttgtgatgtcacaaatcctgctcaccccttcaaatcagattttcaataagctcagagaaactttccactctcagcagatgaaagtgaaaacaacacGTACATaaatctgcacagtgaagctcaaacatccaactgtaggaacaagaagaaaaaacacatatttgggtggaggaggactttagCAGTTTATAGGAGCTTAGATGTGAATCTGTATTCATGCAATGATGAGGTAATGATGAGAAATCAGCTCCTCCCCCCGCCCAGCCGGTGTCTGCacaccaaaacaacaagcacACCTAGAGCTGTCAAACCTCCATCCTGCGGCTCCCCAGGGCCTGATAACATCTCAGACTAACTCTAGTTTATCTCCAGACTTTCACAGACACTAACCAGATAAGTATAAATCGTTGCTGTACATGAAAAACATATGATGAGGCTGGCCCTTCCTACAAGACGCTAATATAACTAACTATAACACTTTTTCTCAACGTGctacacatttcatttcacaatgATAGGTTAGTTTGATCAGATAGCGTCTTTTTAGGGCAAGTCCCGTGATTTTACAGCTGCTTAAACCTATTTCTTTCCACATTTTGTGTTATCTGCGTTGGTCCCTGCTGGAATGCGCTCCTAACTGCCagagctagctagctacagatTAGCAAGAAAGCATAAAAACTGAGGATAACGTTAAGACAACAGACGCTCTACAGGTGTGATTtaaaagaggaataaaagcaGACAGGTGTGAATAAAAAGTTGCTGCGGGAGCTTACTTGGTCTCTTTTGGTGAATTGGGTGTCAGTAAAGGATGCCGTGAGCACCGTTACATGTTTTTCCAGCCCAGCCCAGACTCACAGCCTGACGTCACCTTGGGAACTAATGCTGCGTTCACGGACCAAGCGTGAGCTCGTACATCTGAGCTCCAcgatgatttttaaaaaatccagtaCCGGAAATGAACACAAAAGGACagtaactaagtatatttactcaagtataatttgagatacttgtactttacttgtgtatttccattttctgctactttatacttccactccaccacatttcagagggaaatattgtactttctactccactacatttatttgacagctttagttacttttcagatgaagatttgacacaatggataatataacaagctttgtgtagtcggggtcacatttcacatgtctatgagttgttaacagctccaccaaatagtgatttttccctctaaacttctcacatggtttcatttcaataaatgttctaatgatccaatatttcactaaaaatcaaagattatagaaaaagtgaaaacagatttgtgtatcaaaactttgttttttcttctttcttctcccattaatcatctcacgacccctcagatttatctgctgaccctttggaggggccctgACCccaaggttgggaaccactggactaaactagctaactgtatataaagtagtgtaaactagctccacctccagcagctacaacagtaacatgctgctctaacactgatgcttcactattaataatctaatgatgtcatatataataatatatcagtcagagggaccaaaccactacttttactgcaatactttaactacatcaagctcataatacttatgtacttttactgcaatactttaactacatcaagctcataatacttatgtacttttactgtagtaggatttttcatgcaggacttttacttgtaatggagtatttataAATTGTTGATGGCACAAACTTAATACATAATTTATGTTGgttattttaatctttaattgaTATTTGACAATGAAATAAGATGGACGGGATACAAAGACTAGAAATTTACATGAGCAAAAATATATGCACACAGAATGGCAAAAGGCAGAAAACAATAATGtacatttcatgcttttatgtAATTTGATGACATTACTAGCATGGTCACTAACCCCTTACACTTTACATCTAAGAATATATGAACATTTCACACACTTTCCCAGTTATGTTGATGTACAAGTTGTGCATTTATTGACATTTCCTCACAGTGCTGAAATCACCTCTAACTCCCTCTGTTTGTTCATCtgatttatactgtaaatattttttctactgGTTGGCAGAAAATCAGTTTTCTGTTTGCAGTGGATGTGATTGACAACAGACATGATTATATTTACTACCTTACCAAGAACaatggatatactgtatatataatatcatTTATAGGACAGATAGTAGCTGCATTTCCACTACGCAAACTTAACAACCTGTAACCTGGAACTTCCCGAACCCTGAACCTACTGTGTTTTACAAACCAGGAAGGAAAAAATGTCTAAGTTAGACATTGTATATTGAAATTACAATCAAGTCTTATGAAAGACAAACAGGGCAAGAGGACAAGGACACGGACAATAAGAGGAATTTAAAACATCTTAGGGtctttgcatttaaaatattttataacatgTTCAATTATTTTGACAATTGGAAAAGTGTTGTTGTgggtgatttattttattttctacaaaAACCACTCCAGTCTATGTTTAATTGTTAACAGCTCTTTAAATCCCACACTGCAACTACACTCACACTGGTTTATACTCTACCAACACAAGTGCACAGCTCTAAGctgttaattattttacattagtAATTTAATTGCTCACAATCACACAGCAAAATGTCCTCTACATTTCATTATAGTAGGTTATAAATTTGGATTATATACATTTTAGCAACACCGAGGCCTTTAACATGCTTTTTGGATTCATGTAATATATCTATAATGATAGCATTTAATTCTTTCTACCATCAATGGTGGAAATTTTATTTGACTCTGACACATCTTTGTCCTCTTTCCTTCTCAGCAGCTTATTCAGGAGCCTGTTGAAGGTGCCGCTGAAGACAGGGCTCGAGAAATAATAGACGACAGGGTTGAGGACACTGTTGAAGTAAGTGAAACACACAGACGTGTAGAACGCCAGGTTGGCCTCCGCAAAGTATTTGCATTCGGTGTACCATACCTTGAGGATCCAGACAGCAATGCGCGATATAGTGCTGGGGAAGAAACAAGTAATAAAGATCAAAGCCACAGCCAAGACAAACTGAACGGCCCGTTTGATTTTCCCCTTTTTGTCCACAGTCCTGATCCTCAGCTGCCACGTAATTCTGACCGTGCAGAAGGCGACGATTGCGGAGGGCAGGAAAAACTGGATGACATAGAAAGTGTTGTGCCaggtggagagaggagtgaAGCCCATGCAAATGTTGAAACTCTCACACTGCGTACGGTTGCCGTTAGGGTAGAAGTGCTCATCAGCAAGGAGGTACCCGGTGGCAAGAACAATGAGGCCCCAGAGGCCGAGGGAGACCCAGAGAGCATAGCCAAGGCCCATTCGGTTGATCCGGTGCAGCGGGTGGACAATCTTGAAGTATCGGTCAACAGCCACGGCCGTGAGGAAGAAGATCCCTGCGGCACGGTTGGCTGCCAGCAGAAAGAGCAGCATACGACACATGGCATCGCCGTGGACCCAGTTCTTCCCCCGCCTGTAGTAGTCTGCTCTGAAAGGGAGGCAGAACAGCACAATGGAGTCGGCGACAGCCAGGTGAGTCAGGTACACAGCGTTGGGCTTCCACTCGTCCATGTGAAAGATGAACATCCACAGCGCGACGACGTTCCCAATCAGTCCAAACATGAACTCCAGGATCAGTATCGGAGGCAAAACCTGGTCCAGGATGGGAGACTCGAAGGCGCAGCAGACGTTTAAGTGTGAGACATTCATCCTTTGGACCGTCAGTGAAGCACAACACGCTCCTACTGCTCTATATAGTGTCAACATAGATATGCTGTATCAGCTGACATCTTTAGGAGGGATCCATGTTTGCCTTCATGCAAATGATTCTCAGACAAACATACTAATTCATAAGTGGAGCGAACATCTGTGCACTATCTATTGGGAAGTGATATTGACCCAGAGGAGCATGGAAACAACTGTAAATGTTATCCATCTGGGGAGTGTGCTTCATTATCAAACTATTATTCAGGGGAATAGGCTCACTCATGGGTATTGAGAGGGGTGCTTGAAAAACAACTAACCTGCGGCCATTTACATGACTCAGGTAAAGCAGGTGACTACAGCAAATTATAACCCTGAAAATGTTTAATAGGTTTTTGAAAAATAGGCACAAACCCGGTAGGTGATTTGAGGAGGGATGAGGGGCGATGCTATCCCCCCTTGTTAACCTGCCATCCTCCCCTTCTCCATCCTCTAGTAGCAGAGAAAATACAGGGGCAGAGGGTTTGTTTAGTTGAATGTTAGTCTAGTCTACCTGACTCATTGATCCTTTATCTGACTGAGGTTTGAAGTTAGAATCTATGCCCCCCGACCGTGGCTCTGAAATATCAGCAGCCgaactgtgctgtgtattgataaatccatgGTGCTGTCCGTGGTTCTGTAGTAGCAAATGAATTTGTAATTGTGCCTTTTCCTCTCAGTTTCATCTTGGATTGATAATATTCTCTCTACTATAATACTCAATTCTGTATTGTATTATACCCCATATACTCTATAGAGTAGTGTCACCATGATCAAAGTGACAAGTAGCAACGTGTAGTCACAGAAGAGCGAAAGGATCATAGAAATATTACAGGAATACTTCaggcagcagtgtgtctctatGATCATTCAGAAGTGTCTGTGCTGCTAAAAATACACCTCCAGACCAACCCGCCTCTGTAACAAAATATGTTAAGGGTGACGTGACTACAGATATAGTTTTTACTATAGATGTTTGGGAGTGGAGCAGGTTATGTAACTGAAGAAATTAACCTGAGTTGACCGCAACATGTTGAGCTGCTACAGCTACATAATTCAAGGTAAAGTTTATACCATAACATGCTTAATGTCCACATCCAGTAAAAGAATAGGCCcacacaaaatatgtatttagctTAATAGTAGCTctattaaatcaaaattataattgcaattataatatcaagaattagtctaggcctatatttgatatttgataatCTGGTTAACCCAAACCCTCCCACTGggcgacccccccccccctgttAAAAATGACCTGCTACACACAACcattgaaaagaaagaaaagacaaacttAAAAGACTTGAGTTTACAGGCGAAGGAGACTGAAATTTATTAGCCTACAGTTTGCTTGAGTGAACAACATTTGGGAGGGATTCACGTCATACCACACCTTTGGCAAACGAGAGAAAGCAGCTattaactaataaaaaaaaacaaaacaaaaaaaaaatgccaagtGAGTGGCCAAGTCCGCAGCtttttatgtacagtaaataaaataagtataaaatGACTTAATGTGTACATTTGGCCAGGTTGTCGTTGTTACAGGTCACATCCATTTCAGTAAAAGTGCATATTTGGTCTTCACTTCTTGACTTCACCCAGATCATCAATGCTGTCATCGTCCACCTACAAGACACAGAGAATAAATTCaatatttgtgttgtgtgtgtgtgaactcaacatttaaaaaggataagtctggtgataatcta from Thunnus maccoyii chromosome 19, fThuMac1.1, whole genome shotgun sequence includes these protein-coding regions:
- the LOC121885393 gene encoding hydroxycarboxylic acid receptor 3-like; translated protein: MLTLYRAVGACCASLTVQRMNVSHLNVCCAFESPILDQVLPPILILEFMFGLIGNVVALWMFIFHMDEWKPNAVYLTHLAVADSIVLFCLPFRADYYRRGKNWVHGDAMCRMLLFLLAANRAAGIFFLTAVAVDRYFKIVHPLHRINRMGLGYALWVSLGLWGLIVLATGYLLADEHFYPNGNRTQCESFNICMGFTPLSTWHNTFYVIQFFLPSAIVAFCTVRITWQLRIRTVDKKGKIKRAVQFVLAVALIFITCFFPSTISRIAVWILKVWYTECKYFAEANLAFYTSVCFTYFNSVLNPVVYYFSSPVFSGTFNRLLNKLLRRKEDKDVSESNKISTIDGRKN